GTGTAAATGTATAGGTGGTAGTGGTGGTATTATTTAGCGCAGGACTCCAAGTGCCTGTTATGCCGTTGTTGCTTGTTGTTGGTAGTGATGCGAGTGTTGCGCCTGCGCAAATGGCTGCTACGCTATTAAATGTTGGTGTTACGGCTGAATTTACTGTAACTACTGCTGTTGATGTAGCAGTTGTTCCTGTATTATCTGTTACAGTTACGGTATAATTGGTAGTGGTTATTGGGCAGGCGGTTACTGAGCTTCCGGTTGTTGCGCTTAGCCCTGTGCCTGGTGACCATAAATAAGTATATGGTGCAGTACCACTGCCACCTGTTGCTGTTAGGGTTGGGCATGGTGTTGCCCCACTACATAGTGTTGCAGAGTTTACATTGGCAGTTATGCCACCGCAAGACGTAACAGAGGCTGACTTGGTAAGGTTCGCAGTTTTGCAGGGAGTTGTAACAGTTAACTGAACATCATGCGTACCTATATCGGAAAATGTAATTGTTGGGGTTACAGCAGTAGAAGTGGATGGGGTTCCACCAGAAAATGTCCATTGGTAAGTGTAACCTGTAAGATCACAGGAATTGGATACTGATGGGGTAAATGTAACGGGTGCATTTGCACATACACTTGTTGTGTTTGCAGTATAATCTAAAGCAAGTATCTTGCCCTCACAAATGTTGGTGCATAAGGAAGTAACAAAGACATCATAACCTCCGCCAAAAACAGTTTGCGCGGCTCCTGGTGTAACTGGATATCCGCCATCAGTAAAACCTGTAATGTATAATGAATTCCCAAAAATGGCTATTCCGCCTGCACCATATGGGTATCCATCAAGATCATCGTGTCCTGTACCTCCTAAATATGTTGCGCATACTTTTTTTCCGACAGAATTAAATTTAACAATTAACTGATCTTCTGGAAATGTTGCAGTCGCACCTCCGTTAAATACCTGTTGATATGAACAAGGATCAACTAGATCAGGAACAGCCATATCTTCAGGTTCCATAAGCAGGTAAATATTATTATTCAAATCTGTGGCAACACCCCCAAATCCAAATTCAGCCTGTGTGCTGCCATAAAATGTTGCCCATAAAAGAACGCCCAAATTATTAAACTTCGCTACAAATGCATCACCCATTCCTCCATATGGCTGAGAATATCCACCTGCCGGAAGGACTGGAAAATCAGCAGAAAGAGTTGTCCCAGAAATAAGCACATTATTGGCATTGTCTATCGTAATATCAGAGCTATCATCCCGAACACCACTTCCTCCATAGCAGGTGGCCCATTGACGAACACCTCCATTATCAAATTTTATTATAACGACAGTATGTAGAAAAGCAAGACAACCCTGAATATAGCCTGTCCCTGCAAAGATCGGAAAACTATTATCTTCAGTAGACCCTGTAATAAATACATTACCTGTAATGTCTGTGGCGATGCTTGTGCCATCATCGGCTCCGCCACCCCCATAAAAAGTTGACCATATTAGAGTTCCTGTATTGTCAAATTTCACAACGAAAATATCAATAAATCCTAATGGCTGCGCGTATGCAGCGCCTGGAGTTAGAATTGGGAAATCGAATGAACCGGTAGTTCCTGTTATAAATATATTGCCATTATTATCAATGTCAATACCCTCGCCTGTGTCAAATGAACTTCCGCCATAAAACGTTGCGTTTAAACGAATCCCGGCAGAATTAAATTTCACAATAAAAATATCCTGCATCCCTTTAAATAATTGGGAATATCCACCTCCGGCAAAAACAGGAAATGTGGGAGATGAAGTAGTTCCGGTAATGTATATATTGTTAGCATTGTCCGATGCGATGTCATTACCAGACTCATCGCTGCCGCCACCATAAAAAGTTGACCACAAGGGAGTGCCGATAGTACTAAATTTCACGACGAAAACATCTTGCATCCCACCAAATGGTTGGCTATAGCCTCCAGCAATTACAGGAAAGCTGGGAGAATAAGTATGTCCTGTAATAAGCACATTTCCCAAATTATCGGTATCGATGCCACCGCTCATCTCTGTACCCATTCCCCCATAATAAGTGGCCCAGGGGTCAATGACTAAGGGGAGTGTCGGGTTCCAGGTTCCAAGTTCAAAGTTCACTGTTGTGCCATTTAGCACATATCGGGCTTTTACATTAATGATTTTTCCGTTAATGTTTTGGTAAACCTTTGGAATAGATTCGTAAAACTCATTTACGCTTGTTTTAATAACTAAATTGCCATCGTGGTTAAGGTGCATGCTTTTCGCGCCTTTCCAGTTTAGTTTTATTTGGTTGGGATCCGCATGTGGGTGTACGATAAGGTCGTACTTAATTCCATTTTGCTTCTCGCCATAATAGCATACGTCAACGCCTTTGTAAATATTTTTATACGTTACTTTGTTGTATTGTTTTACATTGGTTATTCCTTGTGGGCAGTGGGCGTAATAGTAATTGGTATAGCCATCTACTTCGGCTTCATTTAGCTGTTTTATGTTTTCATTGCCTGCCTGGCCGGCAGGCAGGCAGTTGGCAAAGTCCATATCAACTCGGTGTACTTTTATGCTTTCCTTTTGCATTAACTCTTCTTTCCTTTTGTGTTCGTCGGCTTCAGTTATAATGCCGGCTTTTATTAATTCCTCCACCTGTTCATCAATTTCGTGCTGTACTTCGCCCATGTTATTGTGTACATAGCTTATGCCGGTTTTTCGCAAGTATATATCAGTTCCACCGTCATCACCTTTGTATAATACATCAGGGCAAAGCTTGCCGTTCCTATCGGCAATTTGGCCTTTGTTGGGAGTAAAGCATAGTCCATTTCCCCTAATAGAAGGCCTGGCACCTTGCATCCGTGGATCATTTTGCTTACTTCCCGCTACCATATTACTTTGGGCTAAGCTGCTGCCAACGACAACGGTAAGTAATTTTATGAAAAAAATTATCTTCAATTTTTGTAATGCATAATCCTTTTGTTTCATTGATGCCATGAGAATAAATGGTAGTAATCCAATGCAAGTGTAGCTAATCGTGCTCCACAAATCAAATCAATATTATTCAAAAAGCAAGCTATCGTGATGGTAAGTTACCCAATATTTATAAATTGTCGAATAGATTTAAACTTGTTAAATGCTTACATTAGTGAGATAAATCATTGAAAATGAAAACCTCATCAGATGAATTATTCTTACTTATAAAATCACTCACCACCCAGGAAAAGGTCTATTTTAAAGCATTTAGCGCGAAAAAAAGGGACAGCACCTTGTCATCGGGTTACATTAAAATGTTTAATGTACTTGATAAAATGAAGGTATACAACGACAATTTACTGAAATCGAACCTTAAAAGGGCAGGGTTTAATAACAATATTAAGGAGTCCAAAAGGCGTGTTACCGAAGTCATATTAAAAAGCCTGACAGATTTTCATTCCGACATGAACGAAGTGGTTCAACTGCAACAATTGATCAATCGTATTTATGTATTACTCGATAAGAAACTGTTGGACCTTGCATCTAAGCTTTTGTTGAAAGCGAAAAAAATAGCTTATGACTATGAATACTATGAATATTTGCTCAGTATTTCAAGACTGGAACAAAGAATTCTGTTTTTAAAATCAGATGCCGCAGTATTTGAGAGTTACATCAAAAAAGAAATTGATAAAAAACGAGAATATGTAAAATGTCTCGATAATATTACCGAATACGAAAACTTATCACTTCAAATTGAACCCATAGAACGTACACATTCAGGTGAAATGATTAATGATAGTGTTGATGCGCTGAGGCAGATACTCCGGCATCCTTTATTGCAAAATTCTACCAGCGCAATCACCTACGAATCGTTAAAATATTTTTACTCAATTAAATTCCGCTGTGCGATGTTACTTAACGAGATAACTGAGGATATATACAATGGGCAAAAGGCCTGGATATGTTTTCTTGAAAAGGATAAATTAAAGCTAATAAACCGTAAAATAAATTACCTGGGCGGGCTGAATGATATACTTATCAGTCTTTCAGCTTTGGGTAATAAGAATGAATCGGAAAATTATTTTAAAAAGGCACAACAATTTGTTCAATCGCTTCCTCCGGCTGAAAAGACCGAAAAACTGATGTCGGTATTAGCTATTCTCTTTGGCACTTACATTTCTATCCAATTAAAAGTGCCAGACCCAAAAAAAGCACTGCAAACATGGGCAGAATTGAAAATAAGTGCTGCTTACAAAGCCTCAAGTTCTATTACCATTCTTATCCTCCATGGAAATCTAATTACTGCGCATTTTTTGTTAGCACAATTTAAAGAAGCTTTGGGTTTTGTAAATAAAGTTATCGCATCAAATAATAGTAACAGAATAGACATTCAACAATACGCCCGATTATTAATGCTCATAATTAATTTCGAACTGAACAAACGCGAACCTTTGCCATACTTATCAAAATCAGCGCAACGCCATTTGATTAAAGTTAATGGCACAATTTCAGACTACGACAAATGTATTTTGAATTATTTTGAACGAAATATTTCCGAAGCAGCCAATAAAAAGGAGGAAAAGAAAGTCTTTGAAAAATGGAAAAATGAATTACTTCGGTTGCCTCCCAAATCAGCATTTTTTCCGGAAGCCGGAGGGTCATTCTTTGATTTCATTTCCTGGATAGAAAGTAAAATACAAAACAAACCCCTACTAGAAATCCTGCGTGAAAAAGCTCAGCAAAAAGCTTTGGCATAATCACCTTACCACCACCATCTTTTTCATTTCAGAATACTGACCTCCAGCAACAAGCTGATAATAATACACTCCGGGACTTAGTCTTTGCGTACTGATTGTAACACCCGATTGGTCCGCAAGCAATTGCTTATCATCAACCATCCTGCCCAAAGCATCGTACAGAACTAAATTGGCTGCAGCAACATTTTGAGGAAGCATAAAATTAACTTTAGCCGATTCATTAACAGGGTTCGGGTAAATCTGAACTGCTATAAAAGAGTTGATTTGCGCGGCCATATTTACCCCTAAAGGTTTGGGTACGATCTTCACAATATCCAGGTCGTCAAAATAAAATCCATCGTAATTTGTCCCCGGATCGGCAACCAATGTAAATCTTATTAAAATATTCTGGCCAATATAATCGCTCAGATCAATTGATTCTTTAACCCATGTATATTGGTATCCATCATAAACAGGATTGTTGGGGTCCTGTGCTATATTACCGGGAATGGTATGCTTACCACATAAAGGCGACCAGTTTGCTCCACCATCGGAAGAGGCATTTACTTCCACATAATCGTAATTCGCTTCAATCGCCCAGCGGGCCCAAAAAGTCATTTCAGCATAAACTGCATCCGTTAAGTTAACCGTCTTCGATTGTTCAATGGAACTTACCCAATAATTTTGCATGGTCCCATCCGGATAATTACCAATAGGACTGTCTGTAATGGATGATGGAGCTGAATGGTAAACACTTGTACTGGTTCCCCAGCCGGGCGAAGTCCAGTCGACCAATGAACCGGCATCTGTCGCATAGGTAGTAACCGGCATTCCATAAATTTTAGTAATGGTGTCTCTTATTATATATGAACCATTATTTACCGAAAGAACAAAAATTAATTTATCTCCATCTGTAACTCCTGTAATTAATGAATAAGAGATCGAATCTGTACGCTGTTCAATGCGCTTTAATGTTGAATATGATTTAGGGCTGCCTGCGGAAATAATATTAGACGTAACCGGTGTTAAAGTAACAGTGTAAGTAGCAGGACTATCAAGACCCAAGCGCTGAATATCATACACCAAATAATTTGATAGTTTACTTACAATTTTTGGAGATTGCTGCCTTACCACAGCATATTTTACCGCCAGTTCGGCAAAATGTAAATTCTGCGCAATGTTCTCCTTACATATATCCACAATCCGATTCTGCGCCGGCCAAAAACCATCATTCACTGCACCCGCTTCGGGTGTCATGGCAAGTATCTTTGCTTTTGTTCCCTGCTCCCCATACATCCAATCATCAGAGCTACCATTGGCAACATACGCCACAGTCTGATTGGGGGTGCCATATCTATAATTATTCTCCCGGGTTATTTCCTTTGCGTAAGCTTTATAAACAGTTGAGTCGGGCGTGAAAAAATCACTTTTATAGCCCCAGGGATAGATCAACAGGTTACTATAGGTATGATAGTTAAGAGCCAATTTGAACTGCCGGCTTTCACAAAACTGTTTTATGATCTGCGTTTCAGCCTCGGAAAAAGCCGAAGCACCACGGTATGTATCTGAGTTGGTATTACCGGATGAACCAGAATTATCATACCCCCATGACTGACCATAGTTGCGGTTTAAGTCAACGCCATAAGTTCCATCCCCATTATTACGGCGATTTTTTCTCCACATTCCGCCACCATTAGGATTCGTAGTTTGATTGTGTATATAACCATCAGGATTAATGCAGGGAACAAAATACATTTCAGTGTTATCAACCAGGAATTTCACTTCAGGGTTTGTATTGTAATTTTCCAGCAGGTAATACATATACATAATGACCTGTGAAGCAGAGGCCGGCTCACGCGCATGATGAAGGGCTGTATAAAGCAATTCGGGTTCAGACTCATCAACATTGGGATTGTCTGAAATTTTTACATAATAAAGTGATCTTCCGCCAACAGTGGTGGCGGAACCGATAGCGGTTTTGGCTTTAAAAACAGACGGAAATTTTGCAGCCATTGTATCAAGATTGGCCAATAGCTCGGCGTAAGTATAAAATCCGCCCATTGAACCCAGTTTAAAATTTACAGGTGTCTGGAAATCAGATATTTTTCCACAGGCATTTGATGCAACACCACCCGACACTTTTTGAGTAGCACTGGATATATTTTGCTGAACATAATATTGAGAAACATCATTGATAAGAATCTCGTATTTTGCTCCAAGGGATTTAAATATTGAAATATCGGAAGCGGAAAAGTCGGAAATAAAATACTGCCCCCTTTTATACTCACCATGATCAAAACCCACCCCGGCTTCCGCCAATCGCTTTAAACCATTATCGTCTGCATATATCTTTACACGTGAATATTGCTCCGTTTGCGCTGTTATTGAAGTCGCAGAAATAACAATACCAGCAACAGCGCCTGTTATCAATTTGAATAATGACATGAGAGTTGAATTACGATTAAATCGCTTTGATTTAAATGTAATATAAAGCAGCTCAAGTTCAAAGTAATTTGACCGATAAATCACCTGCCGAATTAGCATCAAAATTGCTATTTATTACTTAATTTCGGGTTCTAAATTTAAAACCTATGAGCACAGTAAACACGTCCGCAATGAGCGAAACAAAAGAATATATTAAAACCAATGAGCAGCGTTTTCTTAACGAACTGCTTGAACTCCTTCGCATACCTTCTGTAAGCGCCGACAGCAAATACAAACCCGATGTTTTAAAAATGGCCGATGCCGTGAAAGCGAAACTGATCGCGGCAGGAGCCGATAAAGTGGAGTTGGTCGAAACTGCCGGATACCCCGTGGTTTATGGCGAAAAAATGATCGACCCCAAATTACCCACCGTATTAGTATACGGGCATTATGATGTTCAACCTGCTGATCCGATCAATTTATGGACCTCCCCTCCTTTTGAACCTGTTGTAAAAGACGGGAAGATATACGCCCGTGGCTCGTGTGATGATAAGGGCCAAATGTACATGCACGTAAAGGCGTTCGAGACCATGCTCAAAACAAACAGCCTGCCCTGCAATGTAAAATTTATGATTGAAGGAGAAGAGGAAGTTGGCTCGGCTAATCTTGGTCAATTCTTAAAAGATAATAAAGAACGCCTGAAAGGTGATGTCATTTTAATTTCCGACACATCTATTCTTGGTAATGATACGCCCTCCATTGATGTTGGCCTGCGCGGACTGTGTTATATGGAAGTTGAAGTAACCGGCCCTAACCGTGACCTGCATTCGGGAGTTTATGGCGGAGCTGTTGCCAACCCGATCAATATATTATGCGAAATGATCGCGTCAATGAAAGATAAGAACAACCATATCACTATCCCCGGTTTTTATGATGATGTTATGGAGCTTAGTAAAGAAGAGAGGGCCGAAATGGCCAAAGCTCCTTTCAATTTAGAGAATTATAAAAAAGATCTTGCGATCAATGATATACATGGTGAAACAGGCTATTCTACTATCGAACGCACCGGCATCCGTCCTACACTGGATGTAAACGGAATCTGGGGCGGCTATACCGGAGAAGGCGCTAAAACAGTTTTACCTTCAAAAGCATCCGCTAAAATAAGTATGCGCCTGGTGCCGGGGCAAAATTCAGAAAAGACCGCGGAACTTTTCACCAAACATTTTGCATCAATCGCCCCGAAATCAGTAAAAGTAAAAGTAACAACCCATCATGGAGGAGAACCTGTTCTTACACCAGCTGATTCAATTGCATTTAAAGCGGCGAGCAAAGCCATGGAAGAAACGTTTGGTAAAAAACCAATTCCTACTCGCGGTGGCGGAAGCATTCCGATCGTTGCATTGTTTGAAAGTGTACTTGGACTGAAATCGGTTTTAATGGGCTTCGGGTTAGACACAGATGCTATCCACTCACCTAACGAACACTTCGGTGTTTTTAACTACTTCAAAGGCATTGAAACTATTCCCTTGTTCTTTAAGAATTACGCGGAGATGAGCAGGAAGTAAAAAGTTGGCAGTTTGCAGAAGTTAAAAAGTGGGCAATGGGCAGTTGGCAAAAGACAATGATTGCCAACTACAAACTGCAATTTGCCAACTTAAAATTTTTATGAAAAGCTTTTTATGAAATATTTCCAAACTGTTTTCTTCACCACAACATTACTCTTCACTTCCTGCACCGAATGGAAAGATGTAAAAGTTTCCAAAATTGAACAGACACGTATTTCAAAAATGGACAAGGATGGTATAGAAGCCGAAATTGATGTGCGGATCAATAATCCGAATAAGATCGGGTTTAAAATATACAGGAGCAATGTTGATGTAATGATGAATGATAATTCCCTGGGTAAAGGAAGACTGAAAAAGAAGATCAGGATAAAACCAAACACCGAAGAAACTTACACTTTTGTTGTCGCTGGAAAATTTGATAACCTGTTAAACGGGGGTGGGCTGAGTGGCTTATTATCTATGGCAACGAGCAAAACAGCCAATATCAGTATTAAAGGCAATATTAAAGCCGGCAAGTTTTTTTACAGAAAGAAATTCCCTATTGATAATAAACAACGTGTACCACTATTTAAATAAACAATTATGAACCTATTGAAAATTGCAGGCCTTATACTTCCTCTGGCTATTGCAACAGGATGCGGAAACAATATTAAGCAAGCCACTGAAACACAAGACAGCACGAAAACAACTCAGGCGCCGGTTATTGATTCGAATTTCGTTTACCAGGTTGAACAGTTCTCCGACCTGCGCATATTGCGATACAACGTACCCGGCTTTAACGAGCTTACGTTGAAACAAAAAGAAATGGTGTATTACTTATATGAAGCTGCTTTGTGCGGCCGTGATATATACTTTGATCAAAACTACAAGTATAACTTAACGATCCGTAAAACCATTGAAACGATCATTGGTACGTTCAAGAGTGATAAAAACACAGATGACTATAAAAAATTCCTGGTGTACGCCAAACGCTTTTGGTTTTCCAATGGTATGCATCATCACTACAGTAACGACAAGATCATTCCCGAAATAAGCAAAGAGTACTTTGCAGAACTTATCAAAGGATCAAATACGGCCAAACTTCCTCTTAAAGGAACTGAGAAACCAGCTGAATTCATCGAACGCATTACCCCTATCCTCTTCGACTCAACTGTTGCGTCTAAAAAAGTAAATCTCGATCCTAAAAATGATCTTCTCACCTCATCAGCCGTAAATTTTTACGAAGGTGTTACTCAAAAAGAAGTCATTGCGTTTTACGAAAAAATGACTGACAAAGACTCCAAGACTCCCCTCATGCTCGGCCTTAACTCAAAACTGGTAAAACAGAACGGCGCTATCATTGAAAAAAAATGGATGGTTGGCGGCATGTACACTGCAGCCATTGAAAAAATAGTTTACTGGCTGAAAAAAGCAAGTGCCCTTGCCGAAAACCCTGAACAAAAAGACGCATTGGATAAACTCATCCACTATTATACAACCGGCGACCTGAAAGATTTTGACGATTACAATATTGCATGGGTTAAAGATGTACAGTCCGTAATTGATGTCGTAAACGGATTTATCGAAGTGTATGATGATCCGCTCGGAAAAAAAGGATCATTTGAAGCGGTCGTATCCATTAAAGATATGGAAGCCAGTAAACGTATAAAAGCTATCGGCGACCAGGCCCAATGGTTTGAGGATCACTCCCCTATTATGGATGGTCACAAAAAGAAAGATGTACAGGGCATTACAGCCAAGGTCATTAATGTAGTGGTTGAATGCGGTGATGCCGCGCCTTCAAGCGCGATCGGGATTAATTTACCAAACAACGAATGGATACGCGCCACTCATGGTTCCAAATCCGTAAACCTTGGCAATATTGTTGAAAGTCTTGACCATTCGGCGGGATCAGGCATTGTTGATGAATTTTATTTTGACGATTTAACTAAAGAACGTGTAAAAAAATATGCGCCCTTTGCGGATATTCTTCATACCGATATGCACGAGGTTATCGGACATGCTTCAGGTCAAATAAATAAGGGTATTGGACAGCCGCATGAAACATTAAAAAACTACTCCTCCACCTTAGAAGAAGCACGCGCCGACCTTGTCGCCCTGTATTACCTAATGGATCAGAAACTGATTGATATCGGCGTAATGCCTTCACTTGAATATGGCAAAGCGGCTTATGACGAATACATCGGACGGGGCCTGATGATACAATTGTCGCGTATAAAATTGGGCTACGAGATCGAAGAAGCGCATATGCGTAACAGGCAACTTATCTGCAAATGGGCTATGGAAAAAGGCTCGAAAGAAAAGGTGGTTGAGAAAAAACAAAAAGATGGGAAAACATTTTTTGTCATTAACGATTACAACAAACTCCGTTCACTATTTGGGGATCTGCTGCGGGAAATACAACGCATTAAGTCGGAAGGAGATTATAAAGCGGGACACGACCTGGTGGAAAATTATGGTGTTAAAATAGACAAAGCTCTGCATAGTGAAGTCCTTGAACGTTATAACAAGTTGAATATTCCTCCCTACGCCGGTTTTATTCAGCCTAAATTAATACCGGTAGTGGATGGCGCCCGGATTGTTGATGTAAAAATTGAGTACCCAATGGATTTTGTGGAGCAGATGATGGAATACGGGAAAAAATATTCTTTACTGCCGGTTGAAAATTAATCAAATTACAGGTTGGGTTAATAAACAAAATGCCACCAAAACACAAAAGCACCAAACCCCACTAAAAACCCAGGTAACTCGCTAAATAATTTGATGAAATTTACTTAATCATTTACGCGGCAAAACCCTACAATAATTATTGGCAAACACTTAGTGCGGTTTGGTGCTTTTGAGCTTGGTGG
This genomic interval from Bacteroidota bacterium contains the following:
- a CDS encoding SBBP repeat-containing protein; this encodes MASMKQKDYALQKLKIIFFIKLLTVVVGSSLAQSNMVAGSKQNDPRMQGARPSIRGNGLCFTPNKGQIADRNGKLCPDVLYKGDDGGTDIYLRKTGISYVHNNMGEVQHEIDEQVEELIKAGIITEADEHKRKEELMQKESIKVHRVDMDFANCLPAGQAGNENIKQLNEAEVDGYTNYYYAHCPQGITNVKQYNKVTYKNIYKGVDVCYYGEKQNGIKYDLIVHPHADPNQIKLNWKGAKSMHLNHDGNLVIKTSVNEFYESIPKVYQNINGKIINVKARYVLNGTTVNFELGTWNPTLPLVIDPWATYYGGMGTEMSGGIDTDNLGNVLITGHTYSPSFPVIAGGYSQPFGGMQDVFVVKFSTIGTPLWSTFYGGGSDESGNDIASDNANNIYITGTTSSPTFPVFAGGGYSQLFKGMQDIFIVKFNSAGIRLNATFYGGSSFDTGEGIDIDNNGNIFITGTTGSFDFPILTPGAAYAQPLGFIDIFVVKFDNTGTLIWSTFYGGGGADDGTSIATDITGNVFITGSTEDNSFPIFAGTGYIQGCLAFLHTVVIIKFDNGGVRQWATCYGGSGVRDDSSDITIDNANNVLISGTTLSADFPVLPAGGYSQPYGGMGDAFVAKFNNLGVLLWATFYGSTQAEFGFGGVATDLNNNIYLLMEPEDMAVPDLVDPCSYQQVFNGGATATFPEDQLIVKFNSVGKKVCATYLGGTGHDDLDGYPYGAGGIAIFGNSLYITGFTDGGYPVTPGAAQTVFGGGYDVFVTSLCTNICEGKILALDYTANTTSVCANAPVTFTPSVSNSCDLTGYTYQWTFSGGTPSTSTAVTPTITFSDIGTHDVQLTVTTPCKTANLTKSASVTSCGGITANVNSATLCSGATPCPTLTATGGSGTAPYTYLWSPGTGLSATTGSSVTACPITTTNYTVTVTDNTGTTATSTAVVTVNSAVTPTFNSVAAICAGATLASLPTTSNNGITGTWSPALNNTTTTTYTFTPTAGQCANTATLTIAVNTSATPTFNSAAAICSGATLAALPTTSNNSITGTWSPALNNTATNTYTFTPTAGQCANTVALTIVINPTVNVTTTPTHITCNGLGNGSAIASGSAGTGVYTYSWSTLVSGSTVSGLTSGSYSVTVTDSKGCTSISTTTILVPAPLIGQFTKGTANCIGCSCKEWIMVNALGGTSPYTYLWPDGYTKRYKNQLCPGNYKINITDKNGCSVNVNLITP
- a CDS encoding immune inhibitor A, producing the protein MSLFKLITGAVAGIVISATSITAQTEQYSRVKIYADDNGLKRLAEAGVGFDHGEYKRGQYFISDFSASDISIFKSLGAKYEILINDVSQYYVQQNISSATQKVSGGVASNACGKISDFQTPVNFKLGSMGGFYTYAELLANLDTMAAKFPSVFKAKTAIGSATTVGGRSLYYVKISDNPNVDESEPELLYTALHHAREPASASQVIMYMYYLLENYNTNPEVKFLVDNTEMYFVPCINPDGYIHNQTTNPNGGGMWRKNRRNNGDGTYGVDLNRNYGQSWGYDNSGSSGNTNSDTYRGASAFSEAETQIIKQFCESRQFKLALNYHTYSNLLIYPWGYKSDFFTPDSTVYKAYAKEITRENNYRYGTPNQTVAYVANGSSDDWMYGEQGTKAKILAMTPEAGAVNDGFWPAQNRIVDICKENIAQNLHFAELAVKYAVVRQQSPKIVSKLSNYLVYDIQRLGLDSPATYTVTLTPVTSNIISAGSPKSYSTLKRIEQRTDSISYSLITGVTDGDKLIFVLSVNNGSYIIRDTITKIYGMPVTTYATDAGSLVDWTSPGWGTSTSVYHSAPSSITDSPIGNYPDGTMQNYWVSSIEQSKTVNLTDAVYAEMTFWARWAIEANYDYVEVNASSDGGANWSPLCGKHTIPGNIAQDPNNPVYDGYQYTWVKESIDLSDYIGQNILIRFTLVADPGTNYDGFYFDDLDIVKIVPKPLGVNMAAQINSFIAVQIYPNPVNESAKVNFMLPQNVAAANLVLYDALGRMVDDKQLLADQSGVTISTQRLSPGVYYYQLVAGGQYSEMKKMVVVR
- a CDS encoding dipeptidase — encoded protein: MSETKEYIKTNEQRFLNELLELLRIPSVSADSKYKPDVLKMADAVKAKLIAAGADKVELVETAGYPVVYGEKMIDPKLPTVLVYGHYDVQPADPINLWTSPPFEPVVKDGKIYARGSCDDKGQMYMHVKAFETMLKTNSLPCNVKFMIEGEEEVGSANLGQFLKDNKERLKGDVILISDTSILGNDTPSIDVGLRGLCYMEVEVTGPNRDLHSGVYGGAVANPINILCEMIASMKDKNNHITIPGFYDDVMELSKEERAEMAKAPFNLENYKKDLAINDIHGETGYSTIERTGIRPTLDVNGIWGGYTGEGAKTVLPSKASAKISMRLVPGQNSEKTAELFTKHFASIAPKSVKVKVTTHHGGEPVLTPADSIAFKAASKAMEETFGKKPIPTRGGGSIPIVALFESVLGLKSVLMGFGLDTDAIHSPNEHFGVFNYFKGIETIPLFFKNYAEMSRK
- a CDS encoding LEA type 2 family protein, yielding MKYFQTVFFTTTLLFTSCTEWKDVKVSKIEQTRISKMDKDGIEAEIDVRINNPNKIGFKIYRSNVDVMMNDNSLGKGRLKKKIRIKPNTEETYTFVVAGKFDNLLNGGGLSGLLSMATSKTANISIKGNIKAGKFFYRKKFPIDNKQRVPLFK
- a CDS encoding dihydrofolate reductase; this translates as MNLLKIAGLILPLAIATGCGNNIKQATETQDSTKTTQAPVIDSNFVYQVEQFSDLRILRYNVPGFNELTLKQKEMVYYLYEAALCGRDIYFDQNYKYNLTIRKTIETIIGTFKSDKNTDDYKKFLVYAKRFWFSNGMHHHYSNDKIIPEISKEYFAELIKGSNTAKLPLKGTEKPAEFIERITPILFDSTVASKKVNLDPKNDLLTSSAVNFYEGVTQKEVIAFYEKMTDKDSKTPLMLGLNSKLVKQNGAIIEKKWMVGGMYTAAIEKIVYWLKKASALAENPEQKDALDKLIHYYTTGDLKDFDDYNIAWVKDVQSVIDVVNGFIEVYDDPLGKKGSFEAVVSIKDMEASKRIKAIGDQAQWFEDHSPIMDGHKKKDVQGITAKVINVVVECGDAAPSSAIGINLPNNEWIRATHGSKSVNLGNIVESLDHSAGSGIVDEFYFDDLTKERVKKYAPFADILHTDMHEVIGHASGQINKGIGQPHETLKNYSSTLEEARADLVALYYLMDQKLIDIGVMPSLEYGKAAYDEYIGRGLMIQLSRIKLGYEIEEAHMRNRQLICKWAMEKGSKEKVVEKKQKDGKTFFVINDYNKLRSLFGDLLREIQRIKSEGDYKAGHDLVENYGVKIDKALHSEVLERYNKLNIPPYAGFIQPKLIPVVDGARIVDVKIEYPMDFVEQMMEYGKKYSLLPVEN